Proteins encoded in a region of the Prunus persica cultivar Lovell chromosome G4, Prunus_persica_NCBIv2, whole genome shotgun sequence genome:
- the LOC18781464 gene encoding LOB domain-containing protein 4: protein MKESGRKQGAMSPCAACKLLRRRCAQDCVFAPYFPADEPQKFASVHKVFGASNVNKMLQELPEHQRSDAVSSMVYEANARVRDPVYGCVGAISSLQQQIDALQTQLAIAQAEVVHMRMGQFSTSSTTSNAATTTTCSPDQKSTAPNHSHHHNHQTTKSFFTMDMVVDQANMGESLWSC from the exons ATGAAGGAGAGTGGTAGAAAACAAGGTGCTATGTCTCCATGCGCAGCATGCAAGCTTCTGAGAAGGAGATGTGCGCAGGATTGCGTGTTTGCTCCTTATTTTCCAGCTGACGAGCCCCAGAAGTTTGCCAGTGTGCACAAGGTTTTTGGTGCCAGCAATGTCAACAAGATGCTACAG GAATTACCAGAGCACCAGCGCAGTGATGCAGTGAGCTCCATGGTGTACGAAGCAAATGCCAGAGTGAGGGATCCGGTGTATGGCTGTGTAGGAGCAATCTCATCTTTACAACAACAAATCGATGCCCTCCAAACCCAATTGGCCATTGCTCAAGCTGAGGTggtgcacatgagaatgggcCAATTCTCAACTTCATCAACAACATCCAAtgctgccaccaccaccacttgTTCACCTGATCAAAAATCAACGGCTCCTAATCATTctcatcatcataatcatcagACCACCAAATCCTTTTTTACCATGGACATGGTGGTTGATCAGGCCAATATGGGAGAGTCTTTGTGGTCATGTTAG